The DNA window CGAGGTTGTCGTCGATCGGCAGGACCGCGTCGGTGCGGCCACGGGCCTGCGCTAGCATCAACGCGGGGTCGTTGACATCCGCGATCGACAGCGTCGGCAGCCTCCGCTCGACCGCCGCCCCCGCGTAACCGTGGTCGGCGAGCACCAGGTCCGGGTTCCGTCGCTGGCGCTCTAGCTCGTCCAGCATCGCCTCGGCCAACCCGCTGCGGTGTGTGTGCATCAGCTCCCCACCCGACCAGGCACAGGTCACCCCGTCGAGGAAACGGATCCCGAGCTTGCGGTCGTCCTGCTCCAGCAGGTCGCGGGTGTCGTCGAGCGGGGTC is part of the Actinomycetota bacterium genome and encodes:
- a CDS encoding phosphatase, with the translated sequence TPLDDTRDLLEQDDRKLGIRFLDGVTCAWSGGELMHTHRSGLAEAMLDELERQRRNPDLVLADHGYAGAAVERRLPTLSIADVNDPALMLAQARGRTDAVLPIDDNLAHRSFEPVTAAVLGPLAG